In the Balearica regulorum gibbericeps isolate bBalReg1 chromosome 3, bBalReg1.pri, whole genome shotgun sequence genome, GCTAAATGCAGGGTGGGCTGAAGCATGGTGAAGCAAACTACGTCTTTCTAGGCTACTTGCCCTGGGGATGGAACAGCTGCGCAGAAGTGGGGACAGCCCGCAACGGTGGGCAGAGTCCAGGCCCTTCTTGAGAGGACGTTGGCTGACCTGCATCCCTGGCACTGGCCATATGCCTTCATCATCAGGTGTTAGTGATGGAGAACCTGGCCAGGCAACCCTAACTGTAGCTATGCCCAAACCACCCACATTTCACACAGAATTGATCGTGGCCTGTGCGAAGCTTAAGCTTTCTCTCATTTTGCTCTGAAGGTTTCCTGAAGCCAAGGCCTGGGAGCAGGCTTGATTCCTTGAACAGGCAAGAGCCAGACAGAAAGACTTTTGTTTCCAAATCGGAGGAAGAGTTATGTTGGAGTTACACAGGTAGAGCTGATCACATGTAGGAACTGAGCTCCATGGAGGTAGTTCCAAGTTCCCACAAGTCCATGCCTACTAAATACAAGCAGGCAGCCTGCATGGTTAGGCTAAGGTAAAACAGGACTTTTACTCCTTTACTGCTATAAATCTGCATTTATCAACAGGACTAAGATGGGATAACAGCTGGTAAAGTTATAGTCATCATGGAGACCAAGAAactattttgatgaaaaaaggACCACATTATACAGCTTACCTGGATAATAACAACTACCTGCAGCAGCAAATACGCCTGTGCTGCCATCACCCTTCAGTGACCTGGCATAAAAGCCGGCCTGGATTCCAAGCCTTGTGACTGCTGCAGGTTGATTTTTAGCCAGTTCCCTAACAAAATGAAGTATTAAGTAGTCATCTTGTCAGCCTGACAGTTTCCACCAATAGCTTTTGAACTTACTGACCAGTTTCCAAATAAATTTGACAGAAGGACCAAAGATTCAACTATACCAAGTTCTGATGGGTTTGATTAAAGTAGTCGATGGGAGGAAAGACACTGCTAGTATCTCCATGGAGAGAAAGCCTGCCGTATCATGtctattttcaggttttgtatCATCACAAATGATCTTTATAGTACTTTAATAGTTTTTTTAATACCGTTCCATTATTAGACCCCAAGAAATTCATGAGGGAGAGTGGCAGAGGAAGCCATGCCCCAGCTTCACGATTTCTGTCATGTAAGACCATGGTTTTAATCAAGTAGGTAGAAGTTCTGAACAagtttttttaagtgaaattaaCCTCCAAGAGTAAGTGTGGAGAACCGTAAATCCACTCAGTGCAATgacaggagggagggaggaggctggcTGGAGTTTGGGACATCATATTGCCAGGATGAAAGCGTGATTGGGCTTGGAGGACAGCAGCCACACACTGCCTGAGGGGGCGTGGGTGGCCAAGAAAAACCCACTGACAGTGTTAAAAGGATCTGCTTAGAAAAACTTTAAGCTTCTTGCTGCATAATGaggttttcttctcttactgGAATAGGCCTTCCAAGAGAccaaccatttaaaaatactgaagcaCTCCCTTGGCGCCTGGGAGGGACCTTTCGAGAAAGCATTAGTTTTACAGGAAAGAGCAAATCACAGGGTCAGGCGAGATCAGAGAACGCAGGACAACCTGTTGGGGAGGTTGAGTGCTATCTGTTGACAGCAAGATGCCTCATCTCTGCTGTGTGGAGAGTCTGCAGCCTCACCAAGGAGCCGAAGCCACGGCAGCCCGGCTGCTGCGTGCTGCGTGCTGCGGAGCAgtgctctctctctcctgtaGCCAGCGCCGGGAGCTGGCGCTGTGGGTACTGGAGCTCACAGCCACACTGCAGGAAGGCCACAGATGTCTTTTTGAGTTGGCTTCTCATGCAAATCATGGTTGTGGAGAATAGTTTCATCTGGCTGAAGATAAACCTTTCTTCCTTACATTCAGCAATACTGCTGTCTGTAAAGGAGTTAACAGTGAACATGGTAATTTAACGAAGTCAGGCAAACCTCTGCCGCTCCCAAAAGAAGGGCTCCACAAGGCACTGGGAGGAAGCAGGGTTAAGCTGTACATGAGGTAGTACCTTTGAAGGAGCATTTTCTGGAAGTTCAAGAGAGGGGGCTGGTGTGTGGCAAGAGTTTTGGTATCATTGCAATGAAGTACTCAGTGAGTGCCTTGTCTGAGGGCTTCAGTTAAGTTAGAGCTTGTCAAGTCGCACCAGAGCCCCCTGTTAAATAACCTGTACAGCTATGATTAACTGATgagctataaaataaaaataaaaccagaacataCCTCACTTGAACTAGAAGGAAAAACCTCCCTCTACCCACTCCTACAGGTGGGTTGTCCTGTTGGccaagaggagaggagagcaggtTACTGCAGCCCGATAGCCTGCTGGGTGATGCTCTTCAGGTGAGCTTTGTGTGTTTCACTGCACTGATCTACCACTCCCCATTATTTCGGTGGTACGATGGTGGTCTGCGCAGGTGATCCTATGCTCTGCCATGAATCCCCCATCCGCAGGGAGCAGCCATCGTGCTGCACTGGCTGAGGCTTTCCCCGGGGTCTCTGTCCCTGAGCAACAAGCGCCCCATTGCAAAGGGACCCCGAGCCCATCCCTGGGCTGCACGAATGGGAGTGGGAAAGCGAGAAGCAGCCCTCTGATGCAGATGGCATCCCCCTGCCCAGATAGAGCTGGTGCTTTCCCTAACTCACCTGTATGAAGAGGAGCAGCTTTGGGTTTTCATTTCTCCAGGGGCAGCTCTTGGCAGGTAAGTGGGGCCTCTGGGAAGTTCAGTCCTTCTTGGTGGGGTGAGGTTAGGGCAGGATTACAGTCTGGCCTGAAGTTTTCTCCTTGGTGCATACAAAGACCAGTAAGCATCAATGACTTCAGTGGAGTAAAATGGCAACACAACatcaatttactttttattttaagtcacTTTGGCCAGGGTCTGTTTGTTCATCCTATATTTCACCCACCCCAAGGCCAGACACTCattatttcttctcctgccctcctcctgcccccagaCTCTCCTCCGAGCATGGGGGTCAGTGGGTCTCCAGTCACACCATTTACACGTGTACCACCTTGTCTTACCATCCCCAGCCTTTCAGACAGGGAATCCCTTTCATCTCTGCGGGGAATCGGGGAAGTCCAGAGGCAATGAACGTGAACCAACTCTTTTCCCCCCTGAAATGTATTGCTGTTTTTGCTGTCAGCTCCAGGGAtcctgctctgcccagggcCATTGCTGGCTGGGGTGAAGATCATggtttcctcctctttgctgtGACTTGAGCAGAGGAAATCTGGATGTTTGGCAAACAGCTTTTCATGACTCCCAGTGTTTACGCTGTCCACAGACATTAGGTTGGTTACAGCTGTTCACGTGGCAGCTGTTACTCATTGCTGTAGGTGCCTGAGTTCAGTGTAAGGTTGGGATGCCACCAGCTCACCTTGCTGGCCGCAAGTGCCAGGGGAGAGGCTGCAGACATGGGCAGAGCAGGATGTTCCTGCCTCTCCATTCCTCACCTGGCATTTGGGGCAGGAGAAGGTCCCATCAGCCAGTCCTCGCCATGACCTGTTGGGGACATTCTGCTGGGGACAAAGGGGTGAGGGATGTGATGGTGCCACAGGCATTTGccacagaagcaaaaaggaGCTGGATGCCCAGCTGTTGCATGGCTTTGGCCTTCGCTTAGCAGTTTCCACCAGGCACAGAAAGCAGCGAGCAAACAGGACGCTCTCATGCTGTGATTTGCATTATTTATGACTATCTGTCTTTAGAAGAGCAAATAGATTGGGAAACCCTTGGTAACAGAAGACTTAAACCATGTCACTGATGATACAATTGCCAAATGATGTGAAGTTTGAGTCTTGACATAACTggttttgagaaaggaaaaacactgaGACAAGCCCTCCGAGGCAGTTTTGCTTCCTCAGTTACTaactggaaacagaaggaaTGAGCTCGGAGTGAAAAGCTGGCCAAAGACCTTCTTGGCTTGCCCTGCCCTCTGAAGAGACCATCTGTGCCTCAGGAACTACTTGCCATAGAGGAGATCACCTCGCGTTGCTCACAGAAATCAAATCCAAGAAGGAGAGCAAAGGATGCTTGTGGCATTCAGATTACTGgtgctgctgtctgcagggcCACAAAGGCCGtgtcctgctgccccagggtGTCCTGGTATGTCAGGCCTTTGGGTGACTTTCCGGATGTGCCACAGAGTACACAGCTAATTCCAGCAGAAGCATTTGGAGACTGCAACTGTCTGGTATGAGAACAGCTATGGCTGATCCTAAATGTtcccagaaacacaaaatagCTGAGGTTTCAGTCCATCTCACTGTCCACTTAGCAAGCTCATACCTCATCAGCTTGTCTGTGAGGATGTTATGGAAGACAGTGCTGAAAGCCTGGCTAAAGTCAAGATAAAAagcatccactgctctcccctcatccaccaagcTACTCATCTCATTGTAGAAGTCTATCAGGTTGGCTAGGCACAATTTCCctttcataaatccatgctgactgctCCTGATCACTTTGTGATCTCTCATGTGTTTGCAATGTGTTTTCTCCATCACCTTCGCAGATTTCACTGTGGGGCTGGCCAGCCTGTATTTCCCCAGatctttcttcttgttctccttgaagacaggagtgacactgctttcttccagtcttgAGGAAACTCTCCCAATCAACCCTGACCTTTCAAAGGTTATTTAGACTGGCCTCACGATGACActtgccagctccctcagcactcatgggtgcatcacatcagggcccatggacttATGTATGTTGGGTTTGTGTAAGTGCTCCCTAACCTGGTTCTCCTGCATTGATGGTGAGTTCTCCTTGCTGCAGGAGGTGAGCAATATAGGTGAAGTCTACCTTGTGAAAGATAAAAACCGCAAAGTGCCTGGGGACTGCAGCAACTCAGGGAGAAAGGGGCACTGCATTGAATCAGGGCCAGTCTGCACAGCTTGCACAAGAGCCAGGTCCAAATTGCTTAGGGTATTCAGATGTGCGATGTTAATATCCTATTCACGCTCTGCTTTGATTACTGATTGCATCTATTTTTACTTTGACACCAGCAGacttccttcattttttcttaaataaactgCGCCACCTTCccatcctcctctgcctcccctgtGTCCCCACGCCAGTTGCCACTCTGTTCCTGGCGCAGACTGGTCGTATCCTTGCTGAGATCCACCACAGCGGCCACTTCTACCTTTTGCttgcaataaagcaaaacacattagGTGGCCTTATTCTAACTCCTTGATCATAATTACTTAAAAAGCCCCAAATGACTACATTGAGGGGAAGCAGAGCAAAATGTCCAGACACATGGATTAGAAAACCTCCCAAAGgccaagaggaaagaaaagctttatacAATTTCTCAGAGTGTATTCCCTAAAGCTTCCTCAGCTGGAGTCCTTTCTACCACCAGCAATTTGACACACTTGTTTCGTTTAAAAATATAGAGAATGCATTTAGGACcatattttagaaaatagtCCATCACCTTGCAGTTTATATAAAACAGTTTATAGCCTCAGTCTGCCAAAGGGCAGGGGCTTTGTACAAGGGGTTGAAAATGAAAACGCCTGGCTGTGCTCAGTCCGACCTGCAATTCTTTTCACATGCAGAGGTAGAGGCCCCGGGGAGAGGAAGgccagaagaaaggaagggtgTGTGCCCAGGGCTGGAGAGATGTGGGTCAAATCTCTGTTCTGCCTTCCCATCTCTCCATTGGTATGACTGAATACAGAAGTATTTCCCTTTCTCGCAATGATATTCTGAGGATAAATACACTAAAAAATTAAGGtgtccagctgctgctttgtattATTAAGATAGTTCCTTCTGATCTTATGTCTAGGTTTCATCTTCAAATGATGCCTgagtcaaaaaaccccaccatgaAAGCTGTGTTTCTGTAAGATAAAGTGTGGCTAATGTATCATTCATTCGATGTTGCTGTGATTCTCTGATGGCCTCAGAAGTGCccttacatataaaaatatttgtttcgGAGCAAGCACAGGGATAACTCCCAAAGAATTACCCCTTAAATTTTGAGGCCAGTGCTTTCAGAGCTAAGATCTTGGGAAAGCAGCAAGTGTAGACCATCCATGCCATGTAGGGATGTTTGTGTAAGGTTTGGCAGTAGCTACAGCCATCCGAAACTCTGATAAGccagaacaaaacattttgcctgTGTAATCATCCACATCCTGACCTCCTGTGCTGCCTTCCCAATATTTTACTGCAGCTGTGCCTTGCAGAAAAccattttctgcagcagagaacaAGGTTACAGAGTTACCTGTGGGTGGATCCTCACATATCAATTGGTATTTCTTCATGAAGCTACCCTGAATTACCTCAGGGTTcagtatattttcttaaaatcgCAGAGGATAATGCATCTAGTGCCATCTTTCACCTCTGATTCTTATAACCACCCAGCTGGACACAATACCTTAGAGCTGGTTAAAAGAGGCTTAAAGCAGTAACATACACGTTTCTTTTCGCATATCCCAAACATGTTGCAAAAAGTCATTTTTTGTGAAGGTCGGAGCTGGGATTGGTATCTTTGTATTTTGAGCCAAACGGATATAAATTTCGCACTATATTAACCCACCGTGCTGATTGTACCAAAGGTGGAGGGAGTTGCTGCCAGCACAGAAGTCACTGCAAGAACACGGCAAGGTCAAACTGACCTTGGAAGCTTGTAAATCTGGAAAGCCTTTCAGCATTTAACTTTAGAAAACTCATGAAATCTTagtttcctcctttttaaaaaggaataacCTGTCCTCCTTGAGCCTGCAATGTGTTCCTCTAGGAAACATACTGGGTGCAACGAATGCTGTGTGAacggggctgggggtccccccAAACTGCAGGACAGTCCTGGGTCCACAGGATTATGATGACAGGAGCTGCAAGAAGACATGGCCCTGCTATGGCAGCTGAGTGGAGCTGTGCCCCCAGGAATAGGTTTCGTTTTGGAAACTTTTTGGTTCAGACTTCAAGGCAGACCAACAAAAAGCTTCCAGCTTCTCAGGCAGGAAGACAGGTTTGGTAGTAATTGTCTTTTAGGGACATTTGGTAGTGTTAGTCTTTTAGGAAGCCTGTGAAACTCAGTAGCTGGATGCTACCCATCTTCAAATACTGGAAGAAATGTTTGatctgcaggaaagaaaatgagacatGAGGAAAATAATGCTAAGAGTTGGGATTGGGATGGTGAAGCGTGTAACAAGTTATGGGATTGATTATCAAATCCCTTTTGCtggaagtttttaaaatcagaggAAGGGTTTGGTGGGTGTACAGGGAACTGGTGGTACTTTGGTGTGGGAATGATGTCTGAGGAGCCTCCAAGGCACACATCTGTACGGTACCATTGCTGAAAGGCAATGTTGGCAGTGGTGCAGCAGAGAGGTAAGGAATTCAGAGAGGCAAGATGAGACAgagcaggcagcgggcagggtCCATGCCCTGCACGGTCCCTCGCTGGTGCGACCGGTTTGGCAGTCGCAGAGGAATCTCAGCTATGGGACACGCAGCTCAGGGGACCTGTctgtccctcctcctgcagctcaccTCCTGAAGCTCAAGCACTTACTGCTCctctcaattttcctttttctgtcttagAGGTGGAGGTTATTACCCTTGATcaaagttttcttctctgagacACTAATCCAAAGAATCATCATAAAATACATAAAGTTTGGTGTTAGTATGGAAGTAACtcacagatgaaataaaagtttGGTGAACTGACCTTCGCATACAACAGCAGGCTGTCATTTTGTGATCTACATTTAGATTTTTTCCACATAAAACAAATCACTACACATCCCCTGTTTCACaaattgcaataaatattttgaaatactctataaatataatttattcttgTCTCGTAAATGTCTCTGAACTCCACCCTTCACAATGAGAGTAGTTTTCCTAGTAACTAATATATTccaaagtctttttaaaaaagagggaaacaaaaaagatgaaaatgaggaaaaaaaaagacaaatgataAGACTGAACCTGTTTGATGGACACAAGATACACCACAGTCAGAGGTACTGTGAAGTTTTTATTGCCACTTGTTTCGTAATACTGTCCTCCCAGACTCACCCCaataaaaggtttattttgCCCAGACTGCCAGGGCACGGcttgctctgcaggcagggcatGGTTAGGACCTCCACCTGGGCAGCCGGTGGAGTTGAGGCTCTCGACCTTCGTGGTGGCTAAAGGAACGAGCCACAAAATATGGCTCCAGACATGACATCCCTCAGCTTTTCCCTGCAGAGGTGGCAGCGGGGATGCATGCCAGTGCCTCGCTCTGCAGGGTGAGGGCTGGTGGCCCCTACAGCCCAgtctggagagcagcagaggcTGGTCATGCAGGAAAGTCATGTAGATTTAATTATGGGAGAAGATAAAAGGATCTTTGCCAAAGGTCTCTGAGCTGGCCACTGAATTCAGACaagaaaattcatattttgcACCCTACTTTTTCAAACAAACGTAGGGAACTGATAGGTTCTGCTGAAATATAGCTTATGGTAGTGGTCAGAAAAGAGGGTGATGTACGAAAAGGATGCTGAAGGATTCATTACAGTCtgcaatgaaagaaatgaaaagtggctggaaaaagcagcaagataTCTTGAACATATACATGTATGAAACTGGGttcagccctgcagagaaggacttcgggatactggtggatgaaaaattcaACATGAGAGGGCAACGttctcttgcagcccagaaagccaactgtatcctgggctgcatcaaaagaagtgtgaccagcaggtcgagggaggtcaTTGTACCCCTCTGCTCTACTCTCGTGGAGTACTCcaccacctggagtactgcatccagctctggggcccccgACATatgaaagacatggagctgttggagcaagtccagaggagggccatgcagatgatcagagggctggagcacctctcctgtgaagacaggctgagagagctggggttgttcagcctggagaagagaaggctccagggagatctcatagcagccttccagtacctgaaggggtctacaggaaagatggagagggactgtttatcagggaatgtagtgacaggacaaggggtaatggctttaaactgaaagagggtagattttgattagatataaggaagaagttctttgctgtgagggtggtgagtccctggaacaggttgcccagagaggctgtggatgccccatgcgtggcagtgttcaaggccaggttggatggggctttgggcaacctggtctagtggagggtgtccctgcccatggcggggggtcAGAACTGGATGATTTTTGAAGGccccctccaacccaaaccattctgtgatgaTTCTATACAATACATTCACAGGGCTCATGCAGTGGAGGGACTTAGATCACTGCCCAAAGAAGCTGGAAGAGTACGGAGGGTCGCAACACAACAGTGTGGTCCTTGAGGTCATCCATCTGCACCTTCCACAGTCCCACAGGCTTGAACAACTGAGTATCAAGGGGGATTGAAACGCTACCAAATCAGAATGGCAGCGAGGCAGTCTGTAAGAAGAGCCGATACCTTTTATTAGATCAATGAAATAATGTGCGAAAAtataacagttaaaaaaaaaaaagaacaaagataaGTCTTCAGGCATGAAAGCCCCTCCTGAGACCTGCAAGAGGAGCTGAAGAGGGAATTGGTGTGGTACGACTTTCACATCTGTGTTGCAACAGTGATGGAGAATTAGGCCCATTGCCAGAGGAGTGGGGAGAGAGGACATTTAAACCCGGTCACCGTAACGGATACAGGTTAAAAAACATGTCCTCGTTGCAGTGGTTGAGACCAATACGGTGCCTTCTCTCACCTCCGTTGTCTTCGCTTCCCCTTGGAGGCACCGAGAGCTGGCGGTGGTGTTGTGCCCCGCTCACTGTGGGGCAGGGGCCTCCCTGAGGCACAGGGTATGGCGGTGGAGGGAGGCAGCTGCCGCTGTAGGCCAGCGGGGATTTCTCCTCACAGGATTCATCCCCCAAAGGGCCAGCGTTAGGCCTAAAGGGGTCATGGCCACCCTTTGTCATGGGCAGGATGTGCTGGGTGCCCAGCTGGGCACAGTGCTGGGGAAAAGGGGCTGCATGGGGTGGGTTGGCTGTGGGGACAGCAGGGTTGCTGCAAGGGCTCCCGGCACTGAGGGTCCTCCTGAGGGACGGGCTCCTGCTCCAGGTTGGTGCCTCTCTGGAGCCCCCGTCCTCCCCTGCTGCCCTTGGGTATGGTGGCCgcccagagcagctgcccaACATCGGCTCCTGGGAGCTTTTGCTTAAATGCGCCCCAAAATTAGCAGGTAGCATGTAAGCGTCCATCTTGGAAAGAAGCAAAGCCTCCCGCGTTGGCATTGCACCTGTCAGAGACTTGGGAAAGCAAGGCGTGGTTTAGTAAAACAAGGCGTAGTCTAGCAGGATGAAATAAAAACCGTCCTGCATGAGACCCTCACGAATGCATTCCATTAATACAGGTAACGAAGCAGGCACTGTAGCAGCGTACCCTCCTTGCAGGGTGGTGCCAGCGGGCTTTACAGGCAAACCAAACAGAGCTCCTAGATCACAAGCTGGCTCTGTTTTACCAGTTTTTGCCCAAACCCTGCTTTACACACTGAAAGAATTGTTAGACCTCACACTCACAGCCCTCGAGGCCTGCTGCCAGCATACGCTGAGGAAGcacctgaaaatgaagttatgcTAATACACTTGATaccacagaattaattttttttctatagagtTTGGAAAAGCTAAGTGTGTTTTTTATAAACTATTTTGAAGTGATCTTTTCATTGCAATAATATTATGCTTCAGCTTTTCAAGACTCTACTTCTATTTCTAACTGATAAATTTTcttatctttacatttttttaccccacaaacagaaatttcattcagggagggagcagcacaCAAGAATTATTCTTCTGGATCTTTTTTCCTAGATATTTCAGAACTTCTTTAATTGCCCTAATTATTGGATTATAATTTTGCAAACTTTAATTCCTTTCAGAACAGTCATTCTGTGCTATCATTTCTGATGAGTACTTACAGGTCTGTCTTCTTTGTAATTCTGCTTTTGCATCCATTTAATTATAGTGATTCTGCTGACTGCCAGAGTAGCAAAGCTCCTTTCAGCTGTTCTCCTCTCACCATGAGAAGGAATTCCAACAACCTGATGTAGGACCCAGCCCACCTTCAGCTAAA is a window encoding:
- the GCM1 gene encoding chorion-specific transcription factor GCMa, which translates into the protein MLKGADDVVMEQEDSASQRGEMTSWDINDIKLPQDIRQIDWFQEWPDSYVKHIYSSEDKNAQRHHSSWAMRNTNNHNSRILKKSCLGVVVCGNDCSTLDGRKIYLRPAICDKARQKQQRKCCPNCNGPLRLLSCRGHGGYPVTNFWRHEGQFIFFQSKGAHDHPRPETKLEAEARRSIQKAQMAFSPSSPRLKRIREIESLTGAMPTREALLLSKMDAYMLPANFGAHLSKSSQEPMLGSCSGRPPYPRAAGEDGGSREAPTWSRSPSLRRTLSAGSPCSNPAVPTANPPHAAPFPQHCAQLGTQHILPMTKGGHDPFRPNAGPLGDESCEEKSPLAYSGSCLPPPPYPVPQGGPCPTVSGAQHHRQLSVPPRGSEDNGGERRHRIGLNHCNEDMFFNLYPLR